In a single window of the Allobranchiibius huperziae genome:
- a CDS encoding DUF4244 domain-containing protein, which yields MTRLMVRMRRWWARRWSAVTSAGRQAGMSTAEYAVGTLAAVAFAVVLIGVVKSGAVKTTLTSIIQHALSVAS from the coding sequence ATGACACGACTCATGGTGCGGATGCGCCGGTGGTGGGCCAGGCGCTGGTCCGCGGTGACCTCCGCCGGACGACAAGCTGGGATGTCGACGGCCGAATACGCGGTGGGCACCCTGGCAGCCGTCGCGTTCGCGGTGGTGCTGATCGGGGTGGTGAAGTCGGGAGCGGTGAAGACGACCCTGACCTCGATCATCCAGCATGCGCTGAGCGTGGCGTCGTGA
- a CDS encoding phage holin family protein, protein MAQSTKDAGATRLNGRAAGTERTLGQLVADAQTDVKDIVKGEIALAKLEIKADVAKGGKGAGLLAGAGLFGLYALGFLLTAAAWALALVVPTWAGFLIIGGVLLLITIVLALLGISALKKIKGKPERTIDTSQKAIAAVKPPKAS, encoded by the coding sequence ATGGCTCAGAGCACCAAGGACGCCGGGGCAACCCGTCTGAACGGCCGCGCAGCCGGCACCGAGCGCACCCTCGGTCAGCTGGTGGCCGATGCCCAGACCGACGTCAAGGACATCGTCAAGGGTGAGATCGCCCTGGCGAAGCTGGAGATCAAGGCGGACGTCGCCAAGGGCGGCAAGGGCGCAGGTCTGCTCGCCGGCGCCGGCCTGTTCGGTCTCTACGCCCTCGGATTCCTGCTCACCGCGGCCGCATGGGCGCTGGCCCTCGTCGTGCCGACCTGGGCGGGATTCCTGATCATCGGCGGCGTGCTCCTGCTGATCACCATCGTGCTGGCGCTGCTCGGCATCAGCGCCCTGAAGAAGATCAAGGGCAAGCCCGAGCGCACCATCGACACCAGCCAGAAGGCCATCGCCGCCGTCAAGCCCCCCAAGGCGTCGTAG
- a CDS encoding CoA pyrophosphatase: protein MTDIHPVPSWLTGIEEQAAGRMPTFPVGEGRRSAVLMLFGPRDGGGEDIVLTQRADTLRQHAGQVSFPGGGVDPQDASPQETALREAHEEIGLDRAGVRVLGTLPSLPLSVTGFHVTPVVAWWESPSPVHAAEAEVARVERVPIADLMDPANRFTAIAPARRFAAPAFEVDGLYIWGFTAIVLDALLTLTGHTLPWDESDERVVPERYRRR, encoded by the coding sequence GTGACCGACATCCATCCGGTGCCGTCCTGGTTGACGGGCATCGAGGAGCAGGCCGCCGGCCGGATGCCGACGTTCCCCGTCGGCGAGGGCCGCCGGTCCGCGGTGCTGATGCTGTTCGGTCCGCGCGACGGCGGCGGTGAGGACATCGTGCTGACCCAGCGGGCCGACACGTTGCGCCAGCACGCCGGTCAGGTGTCCTTCCCCGGAGGCGGCGTGGATCCGCAGGATGCCTCGCCGCAGGAGACGGCGCTGCGCGAAGCGCACGAGGAGATCGGACTGGATCGCGCGGGGGTGCGGGTGCTCGGCACGCTGCCGTCACTGCCGTTGAGCGTCACCGGTTTTCACGTGACACCGGTGGTGGCCTGGTGGGAGTCGCCGTCGCCGGTGCATGCGGCGGAGGCGGAGGTCGCGAGGGTGGAGCGGGTGCCGATCGCCGATCTGATGGACCCGGCGAACAGGTTCACCGCGATCGCGCCGGCACGCAGGTTCGCGGCCCCGGCGTTCGAGGTGGACGGGCTCTACATCTGGGGGTTCACCGCGATCGTGCTGGACGCGCTGCTCACCCTCACCGGCCACACGCTGCCGTGGGACGAGAGCGACGAACGCGTCGTACCCGAGAGGTACCGCCGCCGCTGA
- a CDS encoding Rv3654c family TadE-like protein, which translates to MRWARDRGSGTVLMVGVIAVVLCVLGGGLALVSAVQASMRARTAADMAALAGESALLKGGVDPCAAAARVASAGGATLRTCTPTGDSVTVDVTVVTGATARLGLGAATARSRAGYSAGIPRSTAAVPWL; encoded by the coding sequence GTGAGGTGGGCGCGTGATCGTGGGTCCGGCACGGTGCTCATGGTGGGAGTCATCGCGGTTGTGCTGTGCGTGCTGGGCGGCGGACTCGCGCTGGTGTCAGCGGTGCAGGCCAGCATGCGGGCGCGGACGGCAGCGGACATGGCCGCACTTGCCGGCGAATCAGCCCTGCTGAAAGGCGGGGTGGACCCGTGCGCGGCTGCCGCGCGGGTGGCGTCGGCCGGCGGAGCCACGCTGCGGACGTGTACCCCGACCGGTGACAGCGTGACGGTCGATGTCACCGTGGTGACGGGCGCAACCGCCCGGCTGGGCCTGGGAGCGGCGACTGCACGGTCGCGCGCCGGCTACTCCGCCGGGATCCCTCGCAGCACTGCCGCCGTGCCCTGGCTGTGA
- the nth gene encoding endonuclease III: MYRVLHDTYPYARCELDFSTPLELLVATILSAQTTDVGVNKVTPTLFARYPDAAAYAGADREQLEQLLKPTGFFRAKTNAVMTLGQALVERYDGEVPPRLKDLVTLPGVGRKTANVVLGNAFGIPGLTVDTHFGRLVRRFGWTVLDDPVKVEQEIGALFPRKDWTMLSNVLIFHGRRMCHAKKPACGVCPIARWCPSYGDGETDPEKARKLLKYEMAPA; the protein is encoded by the coding sequence ATGTACCGCGTCCTGCACGACACCTACCCCTACGCCCGGTGCGAGCTGGACTTCAGCACCCCGCTGGAGTTGCTGGTCGCGACGATCCTGTCCGCACAGACCACCGATGTCGGAGTCAACAAGGTCACGCCGACCCTCTTCGCGCGCTATCCGGACGCCGCGGCGTACGCCGGGGCGGACCGCGAGCAGCTCGAACAACTCCTCAAACCGACCGGTTTCTTCCGGGCCAAGACCAACGCCGTGATGACCCTGGGCCAGGCGCTGGTCGAGCGGTACGACGGCGAGGTGCCGCCCCGCCTGAAGGACCTGGTGACACTGCCCGGCGTCGGCCGAAAGACCGCGAACGTGGTGCTGGGCAACGCTTTCGGCATCCCGGGTCTCACCGTCGACACCCACTTCGGGCGGCTCGTACGACGCTTCGGCTGGACCGTGCTGGACGACCCGGTCAAGGTCGAGCAGGAGATCGGCGCGCTGTTCCCCCGCAAGGACTGGACCATGCTCAGCAACGTCCTGATCTTCCACGGGCGCCGGATGTGTCACGCCAAGAAGCCTGCCTGCGGGGTGTGCCCGATCGCCCGGTGGTGCCCGTCGTACGGCGACGGCGAGACCGATCCGGAGAAGGCGCGCAAACTGCTGAAGTACGAGATGGCGCCTGCGTGA
- a CDS encoding type II secretion system F family protein, producing MITALVCLCIAVLCWPLRHPRPDLPARTSWFRRVAIGRSRRGRAQDPVRAVLTTLVEGIAPAVEAGVPPPVAVATAASVAARTVEIPELAAELAGLSSLARSGAPLAQAWADLAARHPGAGLEAVARAWSLSDRIGCGLSEALSTAVTSMREQEDHRRRVAAATAGPRATMQLLTLLPIAGIAISAFIGVNPVRLYAGTPGLVALLLGVLLLWAGRRMIRAMIARSCAPGPLR from the coding sequence GTGATCACCGCGCTGGTCTGCCTGTGCATCGCGGTGCTGTGCTGGCCGCTGCGCCATCCTCGACCGGACCTGCCGGCCAGGACCTCGTGGTTCCGCCGGGTCGCGATCGGGCGGTCGCGGCGCGGCAGGGCGCAGGATCCGGTCCGGGCCGTCTTGACCACCCTGGTCGAGGGCATCGCTCCTGCGGTCGAGGCCGGGGTCCCACCGCCCGTCGCGGTCGCCACGGCCGCGTCGGTCGCCGCCCGCACCGTCGAGATCCCCGAGCTGGCAGCAGAACTCGCGGGCCTGTCGTCCCTCGCTCGGAGCGGAGCGCCCCTCGCTCAGGCGTGGGCGGATCTGGCCGCGCGGCATCCGGGCGCCGGTCTCGAAGCCGTGGCCCGTGCGTGGTCCCTGTCCGACCGGATCGGCTGCGGGCTGAGCGAGGCCTTGAGCACGGCCGTCACCTCGATGCGCGAACAGGAGGACCACCGTCGCAGGGTCGCCGCGGCCACCGCCGGTCCGCGCGCCACCATGCAGTTGCTCACGCTGCTGCCGATCGCGGGCATCGCCATCTCGGCGTTCATCGGGGTGAACCCGGTGCGTCTCTACGCCGGCACGCCGGGCCTGGTCGCCCTGTTGCTCGGAGTGCTGCTGCTGTGGGCGGGCCGCCGGATGATCCGAGCGATGATCGCGCGATCGTGTGCGCCGGGGCCCCTGCGATGA
- a CDS encoding TadA family conjugal transfer-associated ATPase, with the protein MSIGEAMWGRIREGSAPTPESVGELASLDRVTLGAGRVQQLQSRLSAEVFGAGPLEELLALPGVTDVLVNGTDGVWIDRGEGLEPTTCDVGDAAAVRRLAVRLATNAGRRLDETSPYVDGLLTGGVRLHAVLPPLVPDAAHISLRVPRRHTPTLQELQANSTICAVGAQVLDRLVRARIAFVVTGGTGSGKTTLLGALLSRVPAGERIVVVEDVRELRIEHPHVVALQGRTPNVEGAGAVPLEVLVRQSLRMRPDRLVVGEVRGAEVRELLSALNTGHDGGCGTVHANTAADVLARFEALGALAGMSQHAVRSQLVSAVKVVVHLRREAADRVVSEIAVIGWDGDALCVRPALARRDGTMHREAAWPVLDRMLGDAP; encoded by the coding sequence GTGAGCATCGGGGAGGCGATGTGGGGCCGGATCCGCGAGGGCTCCGCTCCGACGCCGGAGTCCGTGGGCGAGCTGGCGTCACTCGACCGGGTCACCCTGGGCGCCGGTCGGGTGCAGCAGCTGCAGTCCCGGCTCAGCGCGGAGGTCTTCGGCGCTGGACCGCTCGAGGAGCTCCTTGCCCTGCCCGGCGTCACCGATGTGCTGGTCAACGGGACCGACGGGGTGTGGATCGACCGGGGCGAAGGCCTCGAACCCACGACCTGCGACGTGGGTGATGCGGCCGCGGTGCGCCGGCTCGCGGTCCGGCTGGCGACGAACGCCGGTCGACGGCTGGACGAGACGAGCCCGTACGTCGACGGACTGCTGACCGGTGGAGTGCGCCTGCACGCGGTGCTGCCGCCCCTGGTGCCCGACGCTGCCCACATCAGCCTCCGGGTGCCGCGGCGACATACCCCGACGCTGCAGGAGTTGCAGGCGAACTCCACGATCTGCGCGGTCGGGGCGCAGGTGCTCGACCGACTGGTGCGCGCCCGGATCGCGTTCGTGGTGACCGGCGGCACCGGTTCCGGCAAGACCACCCTGCTCGGGGCGCTGCTGTCGCGGGTGCCCGCGGGCGAGCGGATCGTCGTGGTCGAGGACGTCCGTGAGCTGCGGATCGAGCACCCGCACGTCGTGGCGCTGCAGGGACGCACCCCGAACGTCGAGGGCGCCGGCGCCGTCCCGCTGGAGGTGCTGGTGCGCCAGTCGCTGCGGATGCGTCCCGATCGGCTGGTCGTCGGCGAGGTGCGCGGCGCGGAGGTGCGCGAACTCCTGAGTGCCCTCAACACCGGCCACGACGGCGGATGCGGCACGGTGCACGCCAACACCGCCGCCGACGTCCTCGCCCGGTTCGAGGCACTCGGCGCCCTCGCCGGGATGTCCCAGCACGCCGTCCGCAGCCAGCTCGTGAGTGCGGTCAAGGTCGTGGTCCACCTGCGTCGTGAAGCGGCCGATCGGGTGGTGAGCGAGATCGCGGTCATCGGCTGGGACGGCGACGCGTTGTGCGTGCGGCCTGCCCTGGCCCGCCGGGACGGCACCATGCACCGTGAGGCCGCCTGGCCGGTGCTCGACCGCATGCTGGGCGACGCACCGTGA
- a CDS encoding TadE family type IV pilus minor pilin: MTPRARRADAGMVSAELAVALPAVVFVMLVALGALMVGVDQIRCTDAARVAARAAARGDPVDAVRRDGIRAAPPGSSVAVQLDGDLVRVTVTTPVRGPFGWVAGSGSLHATGVAQQEAAPP, encoded by the coding sequence GTGACCCCGCGAGCTCGGCGGGCGGATGCCGGCATGGTCTCCGCCGAGCTCGCGGTCGCCCTGCCGGCGGTGGTCTTCGTGATGCTGGTGGCGCTCGGTGCGCTCATGGTCGGCGTCGACCAGATCCGCTGCACCGACGCCGCCCGGGTGGCTGCCCGAGCCGCCGCCCGCGGTGATCCTGTCGACGCCGTACGGCGGGACGGCATACGCGCGGCACCTCCCGGGTCGTCTGTCGCCGTGCAGTTGGACGGCGACCTGGTGCGGGTGACGGTCACCACCCCGGTGCGGGGTCCGTTCGGGTGGGTCGCGGGCAGCGGCTCTCTGCACGCGACCGGGGTGGCGCAGCAGGAGGCGGCACCGCCGTGA
- a CDS encoding type II secretion system F family protein, producing MNPSAPGAWWCAVLLVAVTPLVWPRALPASRPASSVPPPVVAEDVRAVAASLDLLALALRSGVPLVTAVEAVAEDAGEKVSRHLRQVAAAMRWGVDEVRAWDGLPAVWKPAAASLALAVTAGVPPGALLRRAADDIRRVERQRLDEAIGRVSVLIVVPLGLCFLPAFALLTVVPVVMTIARSVLAGTS from the coding sequence ATGAACCCGTCCGCGCCGGGGGCGTGGTGGTGCGCGGTCCTGCTCGTGGCGGTGACCCCGCTGGTGTGGCCACGGGCGCTGCCGGCGTCCCGACCCGCATCGTCCGTCCCGCCGCCGGTGGTGGCCGAGGACGTGCGTGCAGTCGCCGCCTCGCTGGATCTGCTGGCTCTCGCGCTCCGCAGCGGGGTGCCTCTGGTGACGGCCGTCGAAGCCGTTGCAGAGGACGCCGGCGAGAAGGTCTCGCGGCATCTGCGGCAGGTGGCGGCGGCGATGCGGTGGGGTGTGGACGAGGTGCGCGCCTGGGACGGGCTGCCCGCGGTGTGGAAGCCGGCTGCGGCATCGCTGGCGCTCGCGGTGACCGCCGGAGTGCCGCCGGGCGCCCTGCTGCGGCGCGCGGCCGACGACATCCGTCGCGTCGAACGCCAACGGCTCGACGAGGCGATCGGTCGGGTCTCCGTGCTGATCGTGGTGCCGCTCGGGCTGTGCTTCCTGCCGGCGTTCGCGCTGCTGACGGTGGTGCCCGTGGTGATGACGATCGCCCGCAGCGTCCTGGCCGGCACGTCGTGA
- the nhaA gene encoding Na+/H+ antiporter NhaA codes for MSLPNPQRPRLFTRGEWPEARRVAELLRHETIGGALLLVAAVIAVAWANTPWRQAYSHLQHLHVGPSAIGLHLSLGHWASDGLLAVFFFVVGLELKHEFLRGELRDRRKAVVPVVAAATGVAVPAIFYAVVQGFGVGALRGWAIPTATDIAFALAVLAVIGTHLPSALRSFLLTLAVVDDLIAITIIAFFYTGSINVWSLLAAVVPLAAFGLLMRRGVHSPWVLIPLALLTWVLVLNSGIHATIAGVLLGLSVPVQDDRAHRLEHRMRPLSAGVCVPVFAFFSAGVAVTGFGDAVRDPVTLGIVAGLVLGKAVGVLGGTYAVARFTRARLDDDLAWWDVVGLSLLAGIGFTVSLLIGELAFGDGSVRDQHVKIGVLLGSLVSALLAAVVLRARSRTYRALHEREIRDDDGDGVPDCYLTRAEETRR; via the coding sequence GTGTCCCTCCCGAATCCGCAACGCCCGCGGCTGTTCACCCGCGGCGAATGGCCCGAGGCCCGTCGCGTGGCCGAGCTCCTCCGTCACGAGACCATCGGCGGCGCTCTGCTGCTGGTGGCCGCTGTCATCGCCGTCGCCTGGGCCAACACACCGTGGCGGCAGGCGTATTCGCACCTGCAGCACCTGCACGTCGGGCCATCCGCGATCGGTCTTCACCTCAGCCTCGGTCACTGGGCCTCCGACGGGCTGCTCGCCGTCTTCTTCTTCGTGGTCGGCCTGGAGCTCAAGCACGAGTTCCTGCGCGGCGAGCTGCGCGACCGGCGCAAGGCCGTCGTACCCGTCGTCGCCGCTGCCACCGGGGTGGCGGTGCCCGCGATCTTCTACGCCGTCGTCCAGGGGTTCGGGGTCGGGGCGCTGCGGGGCTGGGCGATCCCCACGGCCACCGACATCGCGTTCGCCCTGGCCGTCCTGGCGGTCATCGGCACCCACCTGCCGTCCGCGCTGCGCTCCTTCCTGCTGACGCTCGCGGTGGTCGATGACCTGATAGCCATCACGATCATCGCCTTCTTCTACACCGGCTCGATCAACGTGTGGTCGCTGCTAGCGGCGGTCGTCCCGCTGGCGGCGTTCGGGCTGCTGATGCGCCGCGGTGTCCACAGCCCGTGGGTGCTCATCCCGCTCGCGCTGCTGACCTGGGTGCTCGTGCTCAACTCGGGGATCCACGCGACCATTGCCGGGGTGTTGCTGGGTCTGTCGGTGCCCGTGCAGGACGACCGCGCGCACCGTCTCGAACATCGGATGCGGCCGCTGTCCGCCGGTGTCTGCGTGCCGGTCTTCGCGTTCTTCTCCGCGGGCGTCGCCGTCACGGGATTCGGCGATGCCGTACGCGACCCGGTGACCCTCGGGATCGTGGCCGGCCTCGTGCTGGGCAAGGCGGTCGGCGTCCTCGGCGGCACGTACGCCGTGGCGCGCTTCACCCGCGCCCGCCTGGACGACGACCTGGCCTGGTGGGACGTGGTCGGGCTCAGCCTGCTGGCGGGCATCGGATTCACCGTGTCGCTGCTCATCGGAGAGCTCGCGTTCGGCGACGGCAGCGTGCGCGACCAGCACGTGAAGATCGGGGTGCTGCTGGGCTCGCTGGTGTCGGCGCTGCTGGCCGCAGTCGTCCTGCGGGCTCGCAGCAGGACCTACCGGGCGCTGCACGAACGGGAGATCCGCGACGACGACGGGGACGGGGTGCCGGACTGCTATCTCACCCGCGCCGAAGAGACTCGGCGGTAG
- a CDS encoding Fic family protein, giving the protein MAGPLDTLIALPGVSAAVEDARETCTALRWHPALRRRIPEAATESRVRGARASAALDGAEFAVDLVRDLMRGAVAWPDPIGPLEQGLRSAVLATAETERMGSQVRSSPAGALARLHVAASAGVADPDDVGRPRVAGQDSRELVELGPAPEAGHAAERMRAVASLVADPQGAPVLVLAAVAHAEIATARPFVRGNAVVARAFERAILIDGGVDPTGVAVPEWGHGRQGAVDYLGALSAYATGSTDGVRLWLIHCAEAVAAGAQEGGRICDAVLAGRLN; this is encoded by the coding sequence GTGGCCGGACCTCTTGACACCCTCATCGCTCTGCCCGGGGTGTCCGCGGCCGTCGAGGACGCGCGGGAGACCTGTACGGCGCTGCGCTGGCACCCTGCCCTGCGCCGCCGGATCCCGGAGGCGGCCACCGAGTCGCGGGTGCGTGGCGCGCGGGCGAGCGCGGCGCTGGACGGCGCGGAGTTCGCCGTCGACCTGGTGCGCGACCTGATGCGCGGGGCCGTGGCGTGGCCGGATCCGATCGGTCCGCTGGAGCAGGGGCTGCGGTCCGCCGTGCTCGCGACCGCGGAGACCGAGCGGATGGGCTCCCAGGTGCGGTCGTCGCCCGCCGGGGCGCTCGCCCGGCTGCACGTGGCCGCGTCCGCCGGCGTCGCCGATCCCGACGACGTCGGGCGGCCACGAGTCGCAGGGCAGGACAGCCGCGAACTGGTCGAGTTGGGCCCGGCGCCCGAGGCCGGCCACGCCGCCGAGCGGATGCGCGCGGTGGCGTCGCTCGTGGCCGACCCGCAGGGTGCGCCCGTCCTGGTGCTCGCCGCCGTCGCGCACGCGGAGATCGCGACCGCCCGCCCATTCGTACGCGGAAACGCTGTAGTGGCAAGGGCTTTTGAACGCGCAATCCTCATCGATGGTGGTGTGGACCCGACAGGTGTGGCCGTGCCGGAGTGGGGTCACGGCAGGCAGGGAGCTGTGGACTACCTCGGTGCGCTGTCGGCGTACGCGACGGGGAGCACGGACGGGGTGCGGCTCTGGCTGATCCACTGCGCCGAGGCCGTCGCGGCCGGCGCCCAGGAGGGCGGCCGGATCTGCGACGCGGTGCTCGCTGGGCGGCTCAACTAA
- a CDS encoding Crp/Fnr family transcriptional regulator, with protein METEAVRKAPLFAALDDSAAEALLESMSRTKVARGRELFKEGDQGDTLYVITAGKVKLGRRSMDGRENLLAILGMGEMLGELSLFDPGARTATATAVADTELAGLAHADMTEFLKDRPEVAMTMLGALARRLRRTNEALGDLVFTDVPGRVAKALLDLSSRFGQPAEDGVLVAHDLTQEELAQLVGASRETVNKALADFSSRGWIKLEARAVTLIDVERLQHRAR; from the coding sequence GTGGAAACCGAGGCCGTACGCAAGGCGCCATTGTTCGCCGCACTCGACGACAGCGCTGCTGAGGCTCTGCTCGAGTCGATGTCGCGCACCAAGGTCGCTCGCGGACGAGAGCTGTTCAAAGAGGGCGACCAGGGCGACACGCTCTATGTCATCACCGCCGGCAAGGTGAAGCTCGGCCGCCGTTCGATGGACGGCCGGGAGAACCTCCTCGCGATCCTCGGCATGGGCGAGATGCTCGGCGAACTCAGCCTTTTCGACCCCGGCGCCCGCACGGCGACCGCAACGGCCGTCGCCGACACCGAGCTGGCCGGCCTCGCCCACGCGGACATGACCGAGTTCCTCAAGGACCGGCCCGAGGTCGCGATGACCATGCTCGGCGCGTTGGCTCGCCGGCTTCGCCGCACCAACGAGGCGCTCGGCGACCTGGTCTTCACCGACGTGCCCGGTCGTGTCGCGAAGGCGCTGCTCGACCTGTCGTCCCGGTTCGGTCAGCCGGCCGAGGACGGGGTGCTCGTCGCGCACGACCTGACCCAGGAGGAGCTCGCCCAGCTGGTCGGCGCCTCCCGCGAGACGGTCAACAAGGCCCTGGCCGACTTCAGCTCCCGCGGCTGGATCAAGCTGGAGGCGCGGGCCGTCACGCTGATCGACGTCGAACGCCTGCAGCACCGCGCGCGCTGA
- a CDS encoding GNAT family N-acetyltransferase: protein MISIQELGPDEWRVWREIRLEALRDAPEAFGSTSADWEDADEARWRARLVDVPLHAFTRLDDLPAGVVSATAPDGSGQVELISMWVAPFARGRAVGGALIEYALRWVTDRHPGARIALQVRKHNAPAIGLYERHGFVLAGENPEDELEFTMRWQGVI, encoded by the coding sequence GTGATCTCGATCCAGGAGCTGGGACCGGACGAGTGGCGGGTCTGGCGGGAGATCCGGTTGGAGGCGTTGCGGGACGCGCCGGAGGCGTTCGGGTCGACGTCCGCGGACTGGGAGGACGCCGACGAGGCGCGCTGGCGGGCACGGTTGGTGGACGTGCCGCTCCACGCGTTCACCCGCCTGGACGACCTGCCGGCGGGGGTGGTCAGCGCGACCGCACCGGACGGGAGCGGGCAGGTCGAGTTGATCTCGATGTGGGTCGCGCCGTTCGCGCGTGGACGGGCGGTGGGCGGCGCCCTGATCGAGTACGCGCTGCGCTGGGTGACCGACCGTCACCCCGGCGCGCGCATCGCGTTGCAGGTGCGCAAACACAACGCGCCCGCCATCGGGCTCTACGAGCGGCACGGGTTCGTCCTGGCCGGTGAGAACCCGGAGGACGAGCTGGAGTTCACGATGCGGTGGCAGGGAGTCATCTAG